GTCAGGACGCCGAGAGCCGCACGTACGCGGTCGTGGACGTGGTCGTGGACGTGGTCGTGGACGTGGTCGTGGACGTGGTCGGGGACGCGGTGCGGTGCGGGAACCAGCTCAGTTTCCATGGGAGTCCGCCTCCACCTTCCACCAGGGCAGATACCGCGTATCGGCCGCTGTCGGAGCGACTGCGGCCGCTCCCGCTCCGGTTCCCGTTCCCGCGGCGATGGGCACGGTGGCCACCCGTAGCTGGATGGCCTCGAAGCTCCCGCCACGGTGGGCGGCGACGCGATCCGACGCGATGTTGGTCAGGTACTGCTGAGTCATCAACGCCCGCTGCGTGCGCGGCTGATCGTCGCTGACATGGTTCTCGAGGTAGGAACTCCAGGCCCGTCGCAGCATGTTCTGCGCCGTATGACTCGGGAAGGCGTTGTGCCTCACCGCGGAACCGTCCACGGCGGTCAGATCGAACCAGCCGCTCACCTGCATGGCGCCGTCCGGCGTGGTGTGCATGGTCCGCGCCGAGATCTGCCGGTTGACGGACTCCGGATCCGGGGCGAAGAGTCGCCAGTTCTGTTCGAACAGCGGGAAGACCCACGCGTCGACCTGCCGGCTGTACTGCCGGGAGAGCGGATTCGGGGGCGCCACGTGCAGAAACACCAGGAGCACATGGACCAGGGCCGTCGCCAGGCAGAGGAACACGGCGACACTCGTCACCGCTTGCAGGAGGATCGGCGGAGGCGCCGAGTGTTCTGTGGGTCCTTCCGCGGTTCTTTCCGAGGATCCCTCTGTCGATTGTTGCGCGGATTCCCGCGTGAATGCGTCCGCAGATTCATCCGCAGATTCATCCGCATCCGTCGATGCAGTGCCGTCCAGCACGGCCCCACCCGGCCTTTCGCCTTTCGATTCGGCTTCTCTCGCTGCTTCTCCTGAGTTCTCGGCGGCCGACGCGCGACGGAATCGACAACGATCCGCCGCGCGCCGGGCGCGCCGCACGTCCCCTCAGGGACGCGCGTACGACTCAGTGACGAACGCCGCCGTAGCCGTCGTTCTTGCCGGGCTTGCTTCCGTACCCGCCGTACCCGCCGTACCCGCCGTAGCCGCCGTGCTCTTCGGGCTTCCCACCGTGATCGTGGCCACCCGGCTTGCCCGGCTTAACCGGCTTGTTGGGCTTGTTGGGCTTGTTTGGCTTGTGCGGCTTGTTGGGCTTGTGCGGCTTTCCGTGGTCGTGGCCACCGGGCTTGCCCGGCAGTCCGCCGATCACGCCGCCGTTGACACCGCCGTTGACGCCGCCGTTGACGCCGCCGTTGACGCCGCCCGTGGTCCCGCTTGTCGTAGTGCCGGCGACGAGGCCGCCGAGCGCTCCGCCCGTGGTGCCGCCCGTCGTCAGGATGCCGCCGAGGAGACCACCCAGGAGGCCACCGGTGCCGCCGCCGGTCGGCACGCCGCCGATGGCGCCGACGGTGGTGCTGCCCGTGGTGCCCGCCGACGTGGCCCCGGCGATCACGCCGCCGGTGATCAGACCGCCCGTGGTCCCGCCGGTCCCACCGGTCCCGCACGGCCCCTGGAAGATCCTGTTGGTGTCCAGCGTCACGGCGCCGTCACCGCGTAGGCCTGCATCGGCCAGCAGCCGGCCGTTGATGGTCGCCCCCGTGGTGGCGGTGATCGAGGTGTCGGCCAGGATGGTGCCCACGAACGTGGAGTTGGTGCCGAGCGTGGCCGAGCTGCCGACCTTCCAGTACACGTTGCACGGCGAGGCGCCGTTGATGAAGCTCACCGTGCTGGCGGATGCCGTCGTCAGTGTCGAACCGATCTGGAACACCCAGACGGCACTGGAGTTGCCCTGGGCGTCCAGGGTGAGTGTGCCGGTGATCCCGGCGGAGCTGTTCGCCCTGTAGAGGCCCGGCGTCAGCACCTGGCCGCCGAACTCGTGGGGAGCGTCGTTGTAGATCGCGTCCGTCAGAGTCTGTCCGGCGGCCTGGTTGTACGCCGTGTTCAGGTCGGTCTTGGCTTGGCCCGCGACGGCGTCGGCAGAGTGCAGAACCCCGGGCGGGGTCACGATGCCGGGCCCTCCGTCGGAGGTGAGGAACCCGGTGATGGCCGTTCCGGGGCTCACACCGACGTTGAGACCGTTGACCACCGTGGGACCGGTGTTGGTGACCGTGGCGCCGGCCAGTACTCCGAAACTGGCTGCCGTGCCCAGAGGCACCGGGGTGGCGACGGCATGGGCGCGTGTCGGCGTCATCGCGGTGACGACAGCGGCGATCGCCACGGCCGTCACCGCCGCGATCCATACCGACGTCGTGCGCTGGGGAGGCGCGTCATGGATATTCAGCGTCATCGAGGGGCCAACTCCTTTGAGGGGATGATCTTGGCGATTCCCGGCCGCGCAGAATCGCCTGATTCTGCGGCTGGCATATTACGCAGGAAAGTGATCCAAATGCGGCATATTCAGGCGACATGGCTTGAGTGGGAGAATTCCTCGTGCTGTTTCGCCAAATGATTAATGGGCCGAATGGCGCTGCTTTTCGGCGGGTCCTGGTCCATATGGCCCGACCCGCAGGTTTCAACGCTCTGCAGCTCTCCCCGGAGGGTTGAAACCGGCTTGAAGCCGTTCTGAACCGCCCCGCCCGCAAGCTCTGCGGCATGACGAAGACGAACCACGAACGCGAACACGGACACGGACGAGGGAACGGACACGAACGAGGGAAAGGGCCCGGACACCAGGACGAACCCGCGATCGCGGCCACCGGGCTGCGGAAGTCCTACGGCGACAAGACCGTCCTCGACGGCATAGACGTCCAGGTGCCCGCCGGCACGATCTTCGCCCTCCTCGGGCCGAACGGCGCGGGCAAGACCACGGTGGTCAACATCCTGTCGACGCTGATCTCCGCCGACGGCGGACAGGCGCGGATCGCCGGACACGACCTCACCGCCGAGGCCCAGGCCGTTCGGGCCGCGATCGGCGTCACCGGTCAGTTCTCCGCCGTGGACGGCCTGATCACCGGCGAGGAGAACATGCTCCTGATGGCCGACCTGCACCACCTGCCCCGCGCCGAGGGCCGACGGACGACCGCCGAACTGCTGGAGCGCTTCGACCTCACCGAGGCCGCGAAGAAGCCCGCCTCCACCTACTCCGGCGGCATGAAACGCCGCCTCGACATCGCCATGACCCTGGTCGGCGACCCGCGGATCATCTTCCTCGACGAGCCGACCACCGGCCTCGACCCGCGCTCCCGCCACACCATGTGGCAGATCATCCGCGAGCTGGTCTCCCGCGGTACGACCGTCTTCCTGACCACCCAGTACCTGGACGAGGCCGACCAGCTCGCCGACCGCATCGCCGTGCTCAACGGCGGCAGGCTGGTCGCCGAGGGCAGCGCCGAGGAGCTCAAGCGGCTCGTCCCCGGCGGCCACGTACGGCTGCGCTTCTCCGACCCGGCGGCGTACGAGCGGGCGGCGACCGCGCTGCGCGAGGCGACCCTCCCCCACGCTCGGCTTCGCTCGCGCGGGGGGACCCCCATCGACGAGGCGCTCACCCTGCAGATCCCCAGCGACGGAAGCCAGCGCGAGCTGCGCGCCATCCTCGACTGGCTGGACGCCGCCGACATCGAGGCCGACGAGCTGTCCGTGCACACCCCGGACCTGGACGACGTGTTCTTCGCCCTGACAGACAGCCCCGCCCCCGCCGACACGGACGCCGACAACGGCGCCGCCACCGCCACCGCCAAGGAGACCGTCCGATGACCACCGCACCCCAGTCCCCGCGGGCGAACCCCTTCCGCGACAACCTCACCATGCTGCGGCGCAACCTCCTGCACGCCCGCCGCTACCCCTCCCTCACCCTGAACCTGCTGCTCACCCCGGTCATCCTGCTGCTGCTGTTCGTCTACGTCTTCGGCAACGTGATGAGCGCAGGCATCACCGGCGGCCCCGCGGACCGCGCCGACTACGTCGCCTACATCGTCCCCGGCATTCTTCTCCTGACCGTGGCCATGACCTCGCTCGGCACCGCCGTGTCCGTGGCCACCGACATGACCGAGGGCATCATGGCCCGGTTCCGCACCATGGCGATCTCCCGCGCCTCCGTGCTGATCGGCCACGTGATCGGCAGCGTGATCCAGACGATGGCGGCTCTGGTGCTGGTCGTGGGCATCGGACTGGCCATCGGCTTCCGGCCCGACGCGACGCCGGTGGAGTGGATCGCGGCGGCCGGGCTGATGGCTCTGGTCAGCCTCGCGCTGACCTGGCTCGCGGTCGGCATCGGCCTGATCAGCCCCAACGCCGAGGGGGCCAGCAACATCGGGACGCCGCTGGTGATGCTGCCGTTCCTGTCCAGCGCGTTCGTGCCGGTGGACGCCATGCCGGGCTGGTTCCGCTGGTTCGCCGAGTACCAGCCGTTCTCGCCCGCCATCGAGACCCTGCGCGGGCTGCTGCTGGGCAGCGGGATCGGCGCCAAGAACGCGGTGCTGGCCGTCGCCTGGTGCCTGGGGCTGTCGCTGCTGGGCTACCTGTGGTCCAAGGCGACGTTCAACCGAGAGCCGCGGACCTGAGCTCCCGCAGTGCGGCCGCCCGCAGCTCCTCCCGTTTCAGGGTGGCGTACGTCGACCTCGCGTCGTCGTAGGCCGCCCTGTCGGCGTTCTCGGCGGCCTCCCGGGACCGGGCCGACGACAGGGCGGGGAACTCCCGCACCGCCGGCATCCGCTCCGCCAGCGCCACCAGCCGTACGGCCGCCGGGTCGCCCTTGGCCAGCCCGGCGAAGCCGAGTGCCAGCAACACCGTTCCGTACACCGGCAGTTCCGCCGGAGAACCGTCGCCCGGGGAGCCGGACAGCATCCCGAGCAGCCGTTCCCGCAACTGCTCGGCCAGCCCGGCCACCGGCTCGAGTCGGCCGCGCTGCGCGTGCGCCGCCACCGCGGCCGACTGGATCTCCAGTACCCACGGATCCACGAACGGATCGTCGGCGTACAGCAGGCTGCCCTCCCGTATCCGCTCCACCGCCTGGCGCCACAGCCCGAGCCCGACCTCGGTCAGCCCACGGGCCAGTGCGATCTCCGCGCGGGCCGGCAGATCGCTGCCGAAGGAGGGCTCGGCGGACTCCGACTGCTGATCCAGCGTCGCGAGCCCCAGCCAGTGCTCCGCCTCGTCGACCTCCCCGCGCTGCAGACAGGCCAGCACGAGCCCCCAGCGGACGCCGATCGAGTCCGACCAGTCGCCGACCTCCTCGAGCGCGCCGAGTGCGGCCCGCAGATGGTCGTACGCCTCCGCGCCGTGCGCGGACTTCAGGCACAGCTCGCTGATCCGCCCATGACTGATCAGCCGCATGGCCGGATTCTCGAGCGACCCCAGCGTGTCGAGCATCCGGCGGGCGCACTCCAGCGCGCGCTCCGTCTCGTGCTCGGCCTCCCACACATAGCTGGCGACGCCCGCCGCCATGCCCGCCAGCATGGGCGCGTCGGCGTCGCAGAGTTCCTGCAGCCGCGTGAACCGCGGCGGGTGCATCTCCGGGAAGGCGCACAGCACGATGGCCAGCGCCCGTGCCAGCGTGTCCGGCGGGGCGGGCGGCAGCCGGCGCAGCGTGACGAGATGGCGTACGGCGTAGGGGCCGCGGCCCATGAAAAGGCTGGCCGTGCACACCGTCGCCGCGCTGCGGGCCGTCTCGACGTCCTCGGGGTCCTCGGGGCCGGGACGGAAATGGGACAGCGGCCCACCGGTCTCGTCGGCGAGGGCGGCGAGCCGGGCGTAGTTGGATCCGGTGGCCCACAACGAGCCCAGCGCCGCGGTGAGCGCCGCGGTGGTGGGCCCGTCGGCGCGGGCCAGCGCGTACCGCAGGGCCAGGACGAGGTTGTCCTGCTCGGCCCCGATGTGGATCCACGGGCGCTGTGGGCCGCCGCTGAACAGCACGTCGTGGTGCGCCCGCCCGAAGTCCCGGGCCCAGAGAAGGAACCGGCCGGTCACCGCCTCCTCCTCGCCGGCCTCGGCGCGCCGGGCGGCACTGAACTCCCGCAGCGTCTCCAGCATGTGGAAACGCACCCCGGCGGGACCCCCGGCGGGACCCCCGGAAGGACCTTCGGAAGGACTCTCGCCCACCTTGACCAGGGACTGATCCGCCAGCTGCTCCAGCAGCGTCAGCGCGTCCGCGCTCTCGCCGAGCATGCACTGGGCCGCCTCCTCGGTGAACCCCCCGGGGAACACCGACAAGGCGCGCAGCGCGGCCCGGCCGTCGGCCTCCAGGAGATTCCAGCTCCACTCGACCACGGCCTGCAGCGTGCGATGCCGCTCGGGCGCGTCGCGGGCGCCGCCGCGCAGCAGCGCGAAACGGTCCCGGAGCCGGCGCGAGATGTCGGCCACGGAGAGCACCCGGACCCGGGCCGCGGCGAGTTCGACGGCCAGCGGCAGCCCGTCCAGATGCCGGCAGATCTCGGCCACCTGGTCGGCGGGCAGCTCCACGCCGGGCCTGGCGGCCCGCGCCCGCTGCCCGAACAGCTCGACCGACGTCGCGAGCGACAGCTCCGGCAGGGCGTACACCGACTCCGAGGTCAGCCCCAGCGGAGCCCGGCTGGTGGCCAGGACCCGCAGCTCCTTCGACCGCGACACCAACGCCTTTACGACATCCGCCGCGCCGGCGATCACCTGCTCGCAGTTGTCCAGCACCAGCAGGGCGGGCCCGGCGCCGAGCGCGGCGACGATGGCGCCCACCACGTCCCCGCCGAACCGCCCGCCCTCCGCGGCGCCGACGGCCGAGGCGACCTCACCGGCCACGTCGTCATCGGTGAGGACACCGGCCAGGGTGACGAAGTGCACCACGGTGTGTGCGGCCGCCCGGCTCACCGCGTGGGAGAGCCGGGTCTTGCCCAGCCCGCCGGGACCGACGACCGTGACCACCCGGACCGTGCGCAGCAACTCGCCCACGGCGGCGACATCGGCGTCCCGCCCCAGCAGCGGGTTCGGATCGTGCGGCACACCGTGCCGGACCGTCGGCACGTCCGCCCGCACCAACTCCTGGTACACGGACCGGAGTCCGGGCCCCGGATCGGTCCCCAGCTCGTCCCGCAGCCGACGTCGATAGGCGTCGTACCGGGTCAGCGCCGCGGCCCGCCCGGCCGTCGCCGCCTCACACCGCAGCAGCTCCGCCAACACCTCCTCGTCCCGCGGCAGCTCCCGGGCCAGCCCGGCCAGCGGCGCCGCCGCCTCCTCCCGCCGCCCCACCCGGGCGAGCGCGAGCGCCCGGAAACGGACCAGCGCACCATGCGTCCGGACCCGGTCGGCGCGCAGCGCCACCACCGGATCGTGCAGGTCCTCGCCCGCCCCGGCGCCCACGTTCCCGTCCCACAGCGCCAAGCCGGCCTCGGCCCGTGCCAGGACGCCTTCGTGATTTCCGGCCCGCGCACACTCGGCGCTCGCCGCCTCGCACAGCAGCAGCGCGGAACTGTCGACCTGTGCTTCGTCCAGCGCCAGCCGGTACCCCGTCGGCGTGCTCACGATCAGCTCGGCGCCCAGCTGCGCCCTGAGCCGCGACACCAGGACCTGCACCGCCTTGCCCGGCCGCTCCGGCAGCTCGTCGGGCCACAGCCCCTCCACCAGCCGCCCCGTGCTGCACCCGGTGCGCAGCTCCCCGGCGAGCAACGCCAACAGCCCGCGCAGCCGGGGCGCGGTGATCTCCCGCCCGCGGTAGGCGACTCGGGACAGCAGAGTCAACTCGGTGGTCATGCCCGAAGGTTAACCACGTCCGGACGAGACACCGTCGGCGTCGGCGTCGGCGTCAGCCTCGGTGTTGCCGGTCGTCGTCGTTCGAGTCGGTGCGGGGCCGTGAGCGGAACGTTCGGCGGTAGGCGTCCGGAGGCACGCCGACCGTGCGGTTGAAGTGTCGGCGCAGCGTCGCGGCGGTGCCCATGCCGGTGGCGGTCGCGATGGCGTCGACCACGTCGTCGGTGGCCTCCAGCAACTCCTGGGCACGGCGGATCCGTTGGGTCAGCAGCCATTGCAGCGGAGTGGTGCCGGTCACCGCCCTGAAGTGGCGGCCCAGATGGCGCGAGCTCATCCGCGCCTGGCGGGCCAGGTCCTCCACGGTGAGCGGCTGGTCGAGGCGTTCGATCGCCCAGGGGAACAGCGCGGCGAGCGGGTGGTCGTCACGGGAGGGCACCGGAGCGGCCACGAACTGCGCCTGGCCGCCCGCCCGATGCGGCGGCACGACCAGGCGGCGGGCGACGGAGTTGGCGACGGACGAACCGTGGTCGAGGCGGACGAGATGCAGACACAGGTCCATCGCGGCGGCCTTGCCGGCGGAGGTGAGCACGCTGCCGTTGTCCACGTAGAGCACGTCCGGATCGACCTCCACCCGCGGGTAGCGGGCGGCCAGGACCTCGGTGTGCGCCCAGTGCGTGGTCGCGCGCCTGCCGTCCAGCAGACCGGCGGCGGCCAGTACGAACGCGCCCGTGCACAGGGAGGCCACACGCGAACCTGCCCGGTGGGCCGCGCGCACCGCGTCGACGAGCTCGCCGGGCGGGTCCTCGTCGACGTCCGCCCAGCCGGGGACGATCACGGTGTCGGCATGCCGGAGCCGGTCGAGCCCCTGGTCGGGCTCCAGCCGGAACCGGCCGACCCGCACGGCGTCCGACCCGCAGACCTCGACGTCGTACCAGGGCACGGTCACGTCGACCGGAGCGGCGCCGAACACCTCGTACGCCATGGACAGTTCGAAGTGCAGCATGCCCTCGGTGACGGCCAGCGCGACAGTACCCATGTCCGAAACTGTACGGGGTACGTCGTTCCGGACACTCGCGATGGGCCGCCTGCCCCGGCCAGGATGTTCTCAACGGATCAAGCAGATCAAGCAGATCAAGCGGATCACGAGCACGGGGGAGAACTCATGGGATCGGGACAGCCGGCGACGGCGGCGAAGGTGACGACGGTGACGAAGGTGACGGTGTTCGGTGCGTACGGACACACCGGACGCTTTGTGGTGGCGCACTTGCTGGAGCGCGGGTTCGTCCCCGTTCTCTCCGGCCGTGACGCCGACAAGCTGCGGGCGTTGGCGGCATCCGCCCCCGGACTCGAGGTCCGGCCGGCGTCGGTCGACGACCCCGCCTCGCTGGACCGCGCCCTGGCAGGTGCGGACGCCGTGATCAACTGCGCCGGGCCCTTCGCCGTGACCGCCGCTCCCGTGATCGAGGCGGCCCTGCGCGCCGGGATCCCGTACGTCGATGTGGCGGCCGAGATCGAGGCCAACGTCGACACGTTCACGCACTTCGCGGACCGTGCCCGTACGGCGGGAGCGGTGATCGTTCCCGCGATGGCCTTCTACGGCGGCCTCGGCGACCTGCTGGCCACCGCCGCGATGGGGGAGTGGACGGCGGCCGACGAAGCGGACATCGCCTACGGACTGAGCAGTTGGCGCCCCACCCCCGGCACACGCACCGCGGGCACGGTCTCCCGGGAGCGGCGAGGCGGCCGGCGCGTCCGCTACACGGACGGGCGGTTGGACTACCACGACGACGAGCCGACGCTCCTGAAGTGGCCCTTCCCCGACCCGATGGGCGTCAGGGAGGTCGTCGGGGAGTTCACGATGGCCGACGTGGTCACCGTCCCCAGCCACCTCTCCATCCCCGAGGTGCGCACCCACATGACGACCGAAGCGGCCAGGGACCTCTCTGCCCCGGACACACCGGCGCCGACCGCGGCCGACGAGAACGGGCGGTCCGACCAGACCTTCCTCGTCGACGCCGTCGTACGCTCCGGCGGCGCCGAACGGCGCGCCGTGGCATGCGGCAGGGACATCTACGCCGTCACCGCACCGCTCGCGGTGGAGGCGGTCCACCGCATCCTCACCGGCCGGACCCGCACGGTCGGCGTCGCCTCCGCCGGCGAGATCTTCGACGCGCCCGACTTCCTGCGCGCACTGTCCCCGTACATCTCCTTCGAACTGCTCTAGCCTCTGCGCACTGCTCCGGCCTCTCGCCGATCAAGAAGACGGTAAGAACCACGCGCCACGCGCCTCCCGCCTACAACCTTCCGTCTCGACAGGCCGTCGAACTCGCGCCCGGTGCTGGTCACTTGCCGGGGTCTCTTCTGTCCCATCTGGGGGATGTCATGAGTTCTGTCTCCGTCGGGCGTGCGCTGCGTCGCGGGGCATGCGCCGGAGCCGTGGGGGCGTTGATCGTCGCCGGCCTCGCGAGCGGGGTCGCCTTCGCCGACGACGAGCCGCAGACCGATCAGCTGTGGATCCAGGCGCCGTACGACCAGGCGGTCACCGTCGCCGCGGACGACGGTACGGCGCAGTACCGGTCGCTGGCGCTCGGCCTGTACCACGACAACGACGACTTCACCGTGACCGACGGCCGGCTGACCGTCGACGTCTCCGGACTCGCCGGTGTCGCGGACGTGTCCTGGCCCGACAACTGCACGCCGAACGACGCCGGCACCGTCGCCGTCTGCGACACCGGGGACGTGCCGACCCGCTACAGCGCGCAGGTGCAGCTGAAGGTGCGGGCCGCCGCCGGCGCCGCCGTGGGGGCGCAGGGCGCGATCGAGTACTCCGCCGAGGCCACCGGCGGTCCCGACGGCACGCTCGTGGCCCCGGAGTACTCCGCGGAGACCTCCGTCACCGTCGCCTCCGGCCCGGACCTCGGCGTCAGCGCCCCGCAGGACACAACCGGCGTCGCGACCGGCACCCGCCTCACCGTGCCGTTCTCCGTCACCAACACCGGCAACGAGACCGCCCACGGCTTCAGCGTGAAGATGTGGGCGACGTACGGCCTCGACGTCGTCACCCGCTACCCGCAGTGCACCTACACCGGGCCGGACGACAGCGGCGAGTACACGCCCATGACGTACGTGACCTGCTCCTTCGACACCGACGTCGCGCCCGGTGCCACCGTGGAGCTGCCCGCGCCGCTGCGGCTCGCCGTCACCCGCCACGCGCTGTACGAGCGGTTCGACTACGAGATCCAGCCCGGCGGCGACGCCACCGACCTCGACACCTCGGACAACGGCCGCTCCTGGCACATCACCGCCGACAACACCGCCGACTTCGCCGTGCACGGCGCCAAGGTGAGCGGCGCGGCCGGCGACACCGTCACCGCCGCCTTCCGCTTCGTCAACCACGGCCCGGCCTGGGTCGGCAACGTCGCCTCCGGCGACCCGGTCGCCGTGATGGACTTCTACCTCCCGGAAGGCACCACGGCCACCTCCGTCCCCGAAACCTGCCACACGGCCTGGACGTCCGGCGACGACCCGGCCATCGGCCACTACGCCTGCACCCTCCCGATGTGGGCCAAGCCGCACCTGAAGGTCAGCTACCCCTTCCAGCTGCGCATCGACCGGGTCGTCCCCGACGCGACGGGCCACGTCGTCGTCCACCCCCACTCCGACACGTCGGCCACCTTCGACCCGAACACCGAGAACAACACGGCCAAGGTGATCGTCAACCCGTCCGCCTGACGGCGGCGGGGGTGAGAAAGGGGGGCGAGCCCACGGCTCGCCCCCCTTTCACGGACACCTTCTCAGCCGAAGTAAGCCTCCTCGTTCACGTGGAACATGTAGGCGCGCCAGTTCGCCCTGATGTAGGTGAACCGCGTCGGGTCGTAGCTCCACAGCTCGTCCAACGAGCCGGCGATCACGTCCTGGTTCGCGCGGACGAAGTCCAGGACCGCCTCCGAGACCGGCGCGTACGACCAGTGCCAGCGCTCCTCGCTGATCGCGGGCCTGGTCGTGGCCGACTCCGCCGTGTACGTCTGGAGGAAGCCGTAGCGGGCCGCGTTCGTGCGCAGCCACGTGTAGTTGGCGGCCTCCGGACCGTCGTCCTTCCAGTCCTGGGGCGTGGTGTCGAAGAAGTCCGCGTCGGAGCCCAGGTGGTGGCGTGAGACGCCGGGCGCCGTCGAGGTGCGGAGTATCTCGATCTGGCGTTCGTCCGAGGTCAGGGCCGTCCACACCGCGCGGTGGGAGTCCTTGTCCGGGTCCCACTGCGGGTCCGGGCCCAGCTGGGCGGGGTACTTGGCGCGCACCTCGTCGGTGATGACGCCGAAGGTTCCGGCGCCGCCCGAACCGGTGCGCAGGAACTCGTACTTGCGGTCCCATATCGTGCGCTGCGTCGCCGCGGTGCGCACCCAGGAGACGAGGACCGCGTCGCGGTCGGCGCCCAGGCCGGCCGCCGCGGCGTCGGCCAAGGCGTCGACCTGGGTGTCCGTCTCCGGCTTGATCGCGTCGGGGGCGGGCCCCCTGCCGGTGATCCAGGCCGCGACGGCTGCCGGGTCGGAGGCGTTGAGGATCCCCGACAGGGCCAGCCTGCGGAGGTCGATCTCCCGCTGAGAGCCGAACGTCCGCAGCGGCGCGTCCGCGTCCGCGGCAAGGGCCACTCGGCCGATCCCGGCCGCCCCGACAGCTGCCGCTCCGGCCGTGACCAGTCCGATGAACCGGCGTCGGCTGGGCGTTCTGCGGCGGTGGCCGGGGACTGGTGTGCTCTCCGTGCTGTGCATGGTCTCCCGTTCTCCGTACCGGCTCCGTACACCGGTGGACGGACGAGAATCGCACAGGTGAGCCCTGACCCGACAGAGGCAGATGTCATCGAACAGCGCCTGGAATCAGGCGAGTTCGACAGATGGGCGCACTACCGTCGCGGATCTGCGGCTACCAGGAGAGGGCGTCCGCCGCGTTGTCCTGCCAGTAGGTGACGGTGGCGGCGCTGTTGAAGAGGACACCGCCGTTCGGCAGCTTCAGGGTCTTCTCCGTGCCGGTCGAGCTGCCCTTCTTGTCGGTGAAGTACACGCCCAGGGTCTTCTCCTCGCCGCCCCCTTCGCCGTCGGGGGAGTACGTCAGGATGCCCGCGTACGCGGACTGGCCGGGCTCGAGCATCAGCACGGCCTGCGGCGTGGTCTCGTCAGCCCACGGCAGCGGGGCCTGGGCGTCGGCGCCGGCCCTCAGGAAGGGGGCGCTGTAGGCGTAGCAGGGCTTGGTGCCGGTGTTGGTGGCCTTGAGCAGCAGGTGGTTGATCGGGCGGGACGCCTCGGTGACGGTCAGCGCGGTGTTCGCCGTCGTGCAGGTGACGACCGAGGACGCCTTCGGGGTGGCGGCGGAGGCGGTCTGCCCGGCGGCCTGGAACCCGACGAGCGCGAGGGCGGCGACGACCATGGAGGAGGCGGCCGTGCGGGAGACGAGACGAGTGGCGCTACGCATGAGTGGACTGCTTTCTCTGAACATCAGGAAGGTGATCTTCCGGTTATGGACTGTGTCGGTCGGTCGGTCAGTCGGTCGGTCCTGTCTTGGCCGTGCTGTGTGGGGTGCGGAAGGGCGCGCCCGAAGTGCGGGCCATGAGAGGGGAGTCGAGCGGGGCCGATCACCGTCTCCGGCGAAGCGCCCTGCTTGCATGACCCAAGCCTGTGCCATACGGCGTCCCGTCAGCCGTTCCATCGGGAGTTTCGGGACGCTGGAATGCGCGAACCGGCTCTGACCTGGGGAAACGTGACCTTCCTGGGATGCCGAACGGAATGGAGGACTGGAGGACTGGTCGCCCACGACGACGGCTTCGCGCTGCTGACCGGAGTCTCCGACGCCAACAAGTGGGGTGACACGGCCGCCGCCCTGATCCGCTACAAGGGCGGCTCCGTCCTCTTCGACAAGAAGCTGACCGGCGCCGCGAGCAACGACACCTCGCCTGTGCTGGACTGCGCGCTGAAGTGGAACGGAAGCCAGTACGGCGCCTACTTCGTCGTCCACGGCGCGGGCGGCTTCGTCGACGGGCACTACGGCGACAAGCTGGCCTACGTCGACGACGCCGGGACCACGAAGTCCGGCGGCTGGGACTGGGGTTGCAGCCACAACGAGGGCATCGCCCTGGCCCCGGCGGCCTCCGGCCCCTTC
This window of the Streptomyces sp. NBC_01275 genome carries:
- a CDS encoding ABC transporter permease, giving the protein MTTAPQSPRANPFRDNLTMLRRNLLHARRYPSLTLNLLLTPVILLLLFVYVFGNVMSAGITGGPADRADYVAYIVPGILLLTVAMTSLGTAVSVATDMTEGIMARFRTMAISRASVLIGHVIGSVIQTMAALVLVVGIGLAIGFRPDATPVEWIAAAGLMALVSLALTWLAVGIGLISPNAEGASNIGTPLVMLPFLSSAFVPVDAMPGWFRWFAEYQPFSPAIETLRGLLLGSGIGAKNAVLAVAWCLGLSLLGYLWSKATFNREPRT
- a CDS encoding DUF5819 family protein; protein product: MTSVAVFLCLATALVHVLLVFLHVAPPNPLSRQYSRQVDAWVFPLFEQNWRLFAPDPESVNRQISARTMHTTPDGAMQVSGWFDLTAVDGSAVRHNAFPSHTAQNMLRRAWSSYLENHVSDDQPRTQRALMTQQYLTNIASDRVAAHRGGSFEAIQLRVATVPIAAGTGTGAGAAAVAPTAADTRYLPWWKVEADSHGN
- a CDS encoding ice-binding family protein, which codes for MTLNIHDAPPQRTTSVWIAAVTAVAIAAVVTAMTPTRAHAVATPVPLGTAASFGVLAGATVTNTGPTVVNGLNVGVSPGTAITGFLTSDGGPGIVTPPGVLHSADAVAGQAKTDLNTAYNQAAGQTLTDAIYNDAPHEFGGQVLTPGLYRANSSAGITGTLTLDAQGNSSAVWVFQIGSTLTTASASTVSFINGASPCNVYWKVGSSATLGTNSTFVGTILADTSITATTGATINGRLLADAGLRGDGAVTLDTNRIFQGPCGTGGTGGTTGGLITGGVIAGATSAGTTGSTTVGAIGGVPTGGGTGGLLGGLLGGILTTGGTTGGALGGLVAGTTTSGTTGGVNGGVNGGVNGGVNGGVIGGLPGKPGGHDHGKPHKPNKPHKPNKPNKPNKPVKPGKPGGHDHGGKPEEHGGYGGYGGYGGYGSKPGKNDGYGGVRH
- a CDS encoding ATP-binding cassette domain-containing protein — encoded protein: MTKTNHEREHGHGRGNGHERGKGPGHQDEPAIAATGLRKSYGDKTVLDGIDVQVPAGTIFALLGPNGAGKTTVVNILSTLISADGGQARIAGHDLTAEAQAVRAAIGVTGQFSAVDGLITGEENMLLMADLHHLPRAEGRRTTAELLERFDLTEAAKKPASTYSGGMKRRLDIAMTLVGDPRIIFLDEPTTGLDPRSRHTMWQIIRELVSRGTTVFLTTQYLDEADQLADRIAVLNGGRLVAEGSAEELKRLVPGGHVRLRFSDPAAYERAATALREATLPHARLRSRGGTPIDEALTLQIPSDGSQRELRAILDWLDAADIEADELSVHTPDLDDVFFALTDSPAPADTDADNGAATATAKETVR